One window from the genome of Engraulis encrasicolus isolate BLACKSEA-1 chromosome 16, IST_EnEncr_1.0, whole genome shotgun sequence encodes:
- the cebpd gene encoding CCAAT/enhancer-binding protein delta — translation MCDIYSLDTQCVSSPCNMSWAMEPTNFYDNKLSSLPGDCKPLRSDGIGEDTSMAELSTATAIYDDESAIDFSSYIDSMSSVPNLELCNDELFADLFNSAVKQEKPDFGLTNAPSSHPLLTTNTFVGIQKDYERMHDTFEKGVFNAPIKQEPDWSDSDMSSSLPSQIETCAQTSMALHTGQPTPPTTPEPLSIGGTVPLGTRKPGKEKGKKNLDRYSPEYRQRRERNNIAVRKSRDKAKRRNLDMQDKMIELSSENERLHKTIEQLTRELTSLRGFFKQLPNSSFGASLAVDSR, via the coding sequence ATGTGTGACATATACAGCCTGGATACGCAGTGCGTCTCTTCACCATGCAATATGAGTTGGGCAATGGAGCCTACGAATTTCTACGACAATAAACTGAGTAGTCTCCCTGGAGACTGCAAACCCCTGCGAAGTGATGGCATTGGGGAGGACACGAGTATGGCCGAGTTGAGCACAGCGACTGCCATCTACGACGACGAGAGCGCAATTGACTTCAGCTCGTATATTGACTCCATGTCGTCAGTACCCAACCTTGAACTCTGCAACGACGAACTGTTTGCAGATCTTTTCAACAGCGCTGTGAAGCAAGAAAAACCCGACTTTGGCTTGACCAACGCACCGTCCAGTCACCCGCTGCTGACAACCAACACATTTGTCGGCATCCAAAAGGACTATGAGAGGATGCACGACACCTTTGAGAAAGGTGTGTTCAACGCGCCCATCAAGCAGGAGCCCGATTGGAGTGACAGTGACATGTCTTCATCGCTCCCCTCGCAGATAGAGACATGCGCGCAGACATCTATGGCCCTGCACACTGGGCAGCCCACTCCACCAACTACGCCAGAACCCCTTTCCATCGGAGGTACCGTTCCACTGGGTACCCGAAAACCGGGGAAAGAGAAGGGTAAAAAGAACCTTGACAGATACAGCCCGGAGTATCGCCAGAGACGGGAGAGGAATAACATCGCCGTGCGTAAAAGCAGAGACAAGGCGAAACGGCGAAACTTGGACATGCAGGATAAGATGATTGAACTGAGTTCAGAGAATGAACGTCTCCACAAAACAATCGAGCAGCTAACACGCGAGTTAACAAGCTTGAGGGGCTTCTTCAAGCAGCTCCCCAATTCCTCTTTTGGGGCGTCCCTGGCTGTGGATAGTCGGTGA